Proteins encoded within one genomic window of Candidatus Berkiella cookevillensis:
- a CDS encoding lysophospholipid acyltransferase family protein — protein sequence MILSISYFIRTLIGLIDLTLLTGLLYLSSYLPKKIIKKWYSPVFHYWCNVFARALRVDLFLHQKNHKPLPKQYILIANHPSAFEDVGMPALFKARFLAKKEVEHWPIVGRISRAAGTLYFDRENKESRQDASNRLLDTLKAGDSIGIYPEGGCKGRRIYTPFRFGIFEVAIQSGIPLLPVFIHYEAQESFEWQHQHLLYKLWMIITAQNRRANYYVYDAIDPKNFKNKQELCHYVEQRYLDWQRRYLD from the coding sequence ATGATCTTATCTATCTCTTATTTTATACGCACACTGATTGGGTTAATAGATTTAACACTATTAACTGGTCTTCTCTATTTATCAAGTTATTTACCTAAAAAAATTATTAAAAAATGGTATTCACCTGTTTTTCATTACTGGTGCAATGTTTTTGCACGCGCACTCAGGGTCGATTTATTTTTACACCAAAAAAATCATAAGCCACTTCCCAAACAATATATTTTAATTGCCAACCACCCTTCTGCCTTTGAAGATGTGGGTATGCCTGCTTTGTTCAAAGCACGCTTCTTAGCAAAAAAAGAAGTAGAACATTGGCCAATTGTAGGCAGAATCAGTCGCGCTGCTGGCACGCTTTATTTTGACAGAGAAAACAAAGAATCCAGACAAGATGCATCGAACCGATTACTCGATACCTTAAAAGCTGGAGATTCTATTGGTATTTACCCTGAGGGGGGCTGTAAAGGCAGACGTATTTATACGCCTTTTCGATTTGGTATTTTTGAAGTTGCGATACAATCAGGCATACCCTTATTGCCTGTTTTTATACATTATGAGGCTCAAGAATCCTTTGAATGGCAGCATCAACATTTACTCTATAAATTATGGATGATCATCACCGCCCAAAACAGACGCGCCAATTATTATGTCTATGATGCAATAGATCCCAAAAACTTTAAAAACAAACAAGAATTATGCCACTATGTAGAACAACGCTATCTTGATTGGCAACGTCGCTATTTAGATTAG
- a CDS encoding insulinase family protein: protein MSEHLKLKYLLHFIVNSMIGMVISFMAYAHQIEKSPNDIRIYQYLELENGLKAIVVQDPQAIKSACSLEINVGSFDEPQEMPGLAHFLEHMMFLGTEKFPNTDEFQTILDHHGGIFNAYTGGDRTHYYFNVQTGAFKEVLVRFSEFFKTPLFNQELMDRERKNVDSEFQMYLNQDNWRMSDVNKETSNPAHPFSRFSVGNLQTLSKDKAALHKSLLKFFNEYYSADRMTLVLVGPDPIATQADFVKTYFSQIKKVKTPPPVRKAMFEKEQLGVDITMQAKGSSRQMVLLFAMPSFEKYYQEKPLHLLSQILGYEGEGSLYDVLKKQGWITALVSSTDENPESQDLLQLQYYLTPEGIKHIDEITDYSFQMIQEIKRTGFPESFFNDIKAIHALEFNYLERQPETELASDLAHRLQEYSPETVITSNFLMKNVSYEQAQKPLKEALNYLSPANVRRFVISPELKGDRETKWFMTSFSLKPLSQKFPTTHSLQGALALPASNPYIPENLKIQTQDRVASGDKPSLDTSVKGVKIWHLNDKRFRYPKANIFVNLVNPISLDTPKHQMVSNLFSQLVMEKLKLKLYSAIMLGEDIKLYSHPRGMTIQLSGYSDKQNLLLETLISSLLAYEVDTVDFELLKERQIRDLKNFDQLPPFRQAVQGISPLFVAPNWHVEELQAGLEQITAQDIVDFKRNFLANVQLEMLVNGNYSKKEAEVLAQAVAGRMVLNTEDKLIPPPLVYQLPYDKLRFKTLNTTDKNHALALYVQNNDASIDAMAKAFVLSKLLMTPMYQALRVEKQIGYALGVSLSLQQRVAGLVFYVQSPNYTPDKIYEELQTFWQGYGSTITQLRAEELKFVQTSLFNELMDPPKTLNEQSIRFWPTIEIGRNDFDLRQKIAQSIEKLTVADVQAYYQSLILDNKAGKVAVVSKMTQIPTEWQALDDWQILKEKVKTFSF from the coding sequence ATGAGTGAACACCTTAAGTTAAAGTACCTACTTCATTTTATTGTTAACAGCATGATAGGGATGGTTATTTCATTTATGGCATATGCACATCAGATAGAAAAAAGTCCAAACGATATTCGCATCTATCAATATCTTGAACTTGAGAATGGACTCAAAGCAATTGTGGTGCAAGATCCTCAAGCCATTAAATCTGCATGTAGTTTGGAAATCAATGTGGGTAGTTTTGATGAGCCTCAGGAGATGCCAGGGCTTGCACACTTTTTAGAGCACATGATGTTTTTAGGTACTGAGAAGTTTCCAAATACCGATGAATTTCAGACAATTTTGGATCACCATGGTGGCATATTTAATGCCTATACAGGTGGCGATAGAACGCATTATTATTTTAATGTGCAAACAGGTGCTTTTAAAGAAGTATTAGTGCGATTTTCTGAATTCTTCAAGACACCTTTGTTCAATCAAGAGTTGATGGACAGAGAGCGAAAAAATGTAGATTCAGAATTTCAAATGTATTTAAATCAAGACAACTGGCGTATGTCTGATGTGAATAAGGAAACCAGTAATCCAGCGCATCCATTTAGCCGATTTAGTGTAGGTAATTTGCAAACCTTAAGCAAAGACAAAGCTGCTTTACACAAATCATTATTGAAATTTTTTAATGAATACTATAGTGCAGATAGAATGACTCTGGTGCTTGTCGGTCCTGATCCTATTGCAACACAAGCAGATTTTGTGAAAACCTATTTTTCTCAAATCAAAAAAGTAAAGACGCCACCGCCTGTGCGAAAAGCAATGTTTGAAAAAGAACAGCTGGGTGTAGATATTACAATGCAAGCAAAAGGGAGTTCGCGTCAAATGGTATTGCTTTTTGCAATGCCTAGTTTTGAAAAATACTACCAAGAAAAACCGTTGCATCTGCTGAGTCAAATTTTAGGCTATGAGGGCGAGGGTAGCTTGTATGATGTCTTGAAAAAACAAGGTTGGATTACCGCATTGGTGAGTTCAACCGATGAAAATCCTGAATCACAAGATTTGTTACAATTACAATATTATTTAACGCCTGAGGGTATCAAGCATATTGATGAGATCACAGATTATTCTTTTCAAATGATTCAAGAGATAAAGCGTACAGGCTTCCCTGAGTCTTTCTTTAATGATATTAAAGCAATACATGCCTTAGAATTTAATTATCTTGAGCGTCAGCCTGAGACCGAGTTAGCCTCTGATTTGGCGCATCGGTTACAAGAATACTCTCCAGAGACCGTTATCACGAGTAATTTTCTAATGAAAAACGTGAGTTATGAGCAGGCACAAAAACCTTTAAAAGAGGCATTGAATTATCTAAGCCCTGCGAATGTACGTCGCTTTGTCATCAGTCCAGAATTAAAGGGGGACCGTGAAACCAAATGGTTTATGACTTCTTTTAGCCTTAAACCTTTATCTCAGAAATTTCCTACCACTCATTCTTTGCAAGGTGCATTAGCCTTACCTGCAAGCAATCCTTATATTCCTGAAAATCTAAAAATACAAACGCAGGATCGAGTCGCATCTGGTGATAAGCCAAGTTTAGATACTTCTGTAAAGGGCGTGAAAATCTGGCATTTGAATGACAAGCGGTTTCGCTATCCTAAGGCCAATATTTTTGTCAATTTGGTGAATCCAATCAGTTTGGATACCCCCAAGCATCAGATGGTTTCTAATTTGTTTAGCCAGTTAGTGATGGAAAAGCTGAAGCTCAAGCTTTATTCCGCTATTATGCTTGGTGAAGATATTAAACTGTATAGTCATCCGAGAGGAATGACGATTCAATTAAGTGGCTATAGCGATAAGCAAAATCTGCTTTTAGAAACCTTAATTTCCTCTTTGCTTGCTTATGAAGTGGATACTGTTGATTTCGAATTATTAAAAGAACGTCAAATCAGAGATTTGAAGAATTTTGATCAATTGCCACCGTTTAGACAAGCCGTGCAAGGTATCAGCCCATTATTTGTGGCACCTAATTGGCATGTAGAGGAATTGCAAGCGGGATTAGAACAAATCACTGCACAAGATATTGTGGATTTCAAGCGCAATTTTCTTGCCAATGTTCAATTAGAAATGCTGGTGAATGGTAATTATTCAAAGAAAGAGGCTGAAGTCTTGGCGCAAGCTGTTGCTGGTCGTATGGTGCTAAATACTGAAGATAAGCTTATACCGCCACCGCTGGTTTATCAGCTTCCATATGATAAATTGAGGTTTAAGACTTTAAATACAACGGATAAAAATCATGCGCTTGCATTGTATGTACAAAATAATGATGCCAGCATCGATGCGATGGCCAAAGCCTTTGTATTATCAAAGTTATTGATGACCCCGATGTATCAAGCTTTACGTGTTGAAAAGCAAATTGGTTATGCGCTGGGTGTGTCTTTAAGTTTGCAACAGAGAGTAGCAGGACTGGTCTTCTATGTGCAATCTCCCAATTATACGCCTGATAAAATATACGAGGAATTACAGACATTCTGGCAAGGCTATGGTTCTACGATTACACAGTTACGGGCAGAAGAACTAAAATTTGTGCAAACATCCTTATTTAATGAGTTAATGGATCCACCGAAGACTTTGAATGAACAGTCGATACGTTTTTGGCCAACCATTGAAATTGGCCGCAATGATTTTGATCTAAGGCAGAAAATTGCCCAATCGATTGAAAAGTTAACTGTCGCAGACGTTCAGGCTTATTATCAGAGTCTGATATTAGATAATAAAGCAGGTAAAGTAGCGGTTGTATCGAAGATGACGCAGATTCCAACAGAATGGCAGGCTTTAGATGATTGGCAAATATTAAAAGAAAAGGTGAAAACTTTTAGTTTTTGA